In Pirellulaceae bacterium, one DNA window encodes the following:
- a CDS encoding HAMP domain-containing sensor histidine kinase: protein MLTSWPIRKKLMIGVGLLLVAVAILSFSGFRGVYAFRDLARNVSQRASELPIAIQLAQHVSAMSVTDPSRLPTDELDGHLPVDHWQTIEFDNHLESVSQTLQTYQQVLIQNAVVNNNLGEIKQELQIVERMKADLATIRGLKVGMNWPLQDEAEMTQLQNAVADLKIQADRLPSFLQGQMNDLQGDVKGQYRTWIVLTWFTSISAGALLLVMAHLFYRWVFRPLRILIEGSRHVAAGNFDHRIRLDSGDEMDELAHAMNNMTLRFQQVRDDLDQQVQQRTREVVRGEQLASVGFLAAGVAHEINNPLASIAFCSDSLMDRLQDVFRTEQVIPDSEDSASNELAIIQEYLKMIQQEAFRCKEITERLLDFSRLGDVERQDVDLRELVQGVVDMVRHVGTYKEKEIVVHAPQAVIAAVNPQEIKQVTLNLITNGLDSLTAGGVVSISLLRTSDEAQLIVTDDGCGMTDEVKKLLFEPFFTSGKEGYGTGLGMSITCRIVNEHGGQIDVHSDGLGRGSRLTVKLPLNEAATKEKHHRYRAA from the coding sequence GTGCTGACCAGCTGGCCGATTCGAAAAAAATTAATGATTGGCGTCGGATTGCTACTGGTCGCGGTCGCAATTCTGTCTTTCAGTGGCTTCCGTGGTGTTTACGCATTTCGTGATCTCGCTCGAAATGTAAGCCAACGAGCTTCGGAGCTGCCAATCGCTATTCAACTGGCACAACATGTGAGTGCCATGAGCGTGACAGATCCATCACGTTTGCCGACGGACGAGTTGGACGGTCATTTGCCAGTGGATCACTGGCAAACTATCGAATTTGACAACCATCTCGAATCCGTATCTCAAACGCTTCAAACTTACCAACAGGTGCTGATCCAGAACGCAGTCGTCAACAACAATCTTGGTGAAATCAAGCAAGAGCTTCAAATTGTGGAGCGTATGAAAGCGGATCTGGCAACGATTCGTGGCCTGAAGGTCGGTATGAATTGGCCTTTGCAGGATGAAGCAGAAATGACGCAATTGCAGAATGCAGTTGCCGACTTAAAGATCCAAGCGGACCGACTCCCCAGCTTCTTGCAGGGACAAATGAATGACCTCCAAGGCGACGTAAAGGGGCAGTACCGAACTTGGATTGTGTTGACCTGGTTCACCAGTATTTCGGCGGGTGCCTTGTTGCTCGTGATGGCTCATCTGTTCTATCGTTGGGTGTTTCGCCCACTCCGAATCCTCATCGAAGGTTCACGACACGTCGCGGCGGGGAATTTCGATCATCGCATTCGCCTCGATTCCGGTGATGAAATGGACGAACTCGCTCATGCGATGAACAACATGACTTTACGGTTCCAACAAGTCCGTGATGATTTGGACCAACAAGTACAACAACGAACTCGTGAAGTAGTTCGAGGTGAGCAATTAGCGAGCGTGGGCTTCTTGGCAGCGGGCGTAGCGCATGAAATAAACAATCCACTTGCATCGATCGCTTTTTGCTCAGATTCTCTGATGGATCGCCTCCAAGACGTTTTCAGAACAGAACAAGTCATACCAGACTCTGAGGATTCAGCATCGAATGAACTAGCCATCATTCAAGAATACCTCAAGATGATTCAGCAAGAAGCATTTCGCTGCAAGGAAATCACCGAACGACTTTTAGATTTTTCTCGGCTCGGGGATGTTGAAAGACAAGACGTGGATTTGCGTGAGCTGGTGCAAGGCGTAGTTGATATGGTTCGACACGTCGGAACGTACAAGGAAAAGGAAATCGTAGTTCACGCACCACAAGCGGTAATCGCAGCGGTGAATCCTCAAGAAATAAAGCAAGTCACGCTGAACTTAATCACCAATGGACTCGACAGCCTTACTGCAGGCGGTGTCGTGTCTATTTCACTTCTTCGGACGAGTGACGAAGCCCAGCTGATCGTGACCGACGATGGCTGTGGCATGACAGACGAGGTCAAAAAGCTTCTGTTCGAACCTTTTTTCACCAGTGGCAAGGAGGGTTATGGCACTGGGTTGGGCATGTCGATCACCTGCCGAATTGTGAATGAACACGGCGGGCAGATTGACGTTCATAGCGATGGTCTCGGACGAGGATCGCGCCTGACGGTGAAATTACCGTTAAACGAAGCTGCTACCAAGGAGAAGCATCATCGCTACCGAGCCGCATAG